A stretch of the Alnus glutinosa chromosome 6, dhAlnGlut1.1, whole genome shotgun sequence genome encodes the following:
- the LOC133871948 gene encoding peptidyl-prolyl cis-trans isomerase FKBP18, chloroplastic yields MASVRSLDKGTVDHRHLLQPCAKPTTNQAQCPKQAVFPIPISRRSAILISSLPFILISHSPPSEARERRNKKAIPLEDYLTSRDGLKYYDVVEGKGPVAEKGSTVQVHFDCRYRGITAVSSRESKLLAGNRSIAQPYEFKVGAPPGKERKREFVDSPNGLFSAQAAPKPPAAMYSVTEGMKVGGKRTVLVPPEAGYGQKGMNEIPPGATFELNIELLQAVLPE; encoded by the exons ATGGCTTCGGTTAGGAGCTTAGACAAAGGGACCGTTGATCATCGTCATCTTCTTCAACCCTGTGCAAAACCCACCACAAACCAAGCACAGTGTCCAAAGCAAGCTGTTTTTCCAATACCCATTTCGAGAAGGTCCGCAATTCTGATTTCTTCTCTGCCTTTCATCCTCATTTCTCACTCTCCACCATCAGAGGCCAGAGAGCGACGCAACAAGAAGGCCATCCCTCTTGAAGACTACCTCACTAGCC GTGATGGCTTAAAATACTATGACGTGGTTGAGGGAAAGGGTCCAGTAGCTGAAAAAGGATCAACAGTTCAG GTGCACTTTGACTGTAGGTACCGTGGGATTACAGCTGTGTCAAGTCGAGAATCTAAACTCTTGGCTGGAAATCGTAGTATTGCCCAG CCATACGAGTTCAAAGTTGGAGCTCCTCCAGGCAAAGAAAGGAAGCGTGAATTTGTAGACAGCCCAAATGGTTTGTTTTCTGCACAGGCAGCACCAAAACCCCCGGCGGCTATGTACTCAGTAACCGAAGGGATGAAAGTAGGGGGAAAG CGAACTGTGCTTGTTCCTCCAGAGGCTGGATATGGCCAAAAGGGAATGAACGAGATCCCA CCTGGAGCTACATTTGAACTAAATATTGAGCTTTTGCAAGCAGTACTGCCTGAATGA